In one Colletotrichum destructivum chromosome 2, complete sequence genomic region, the following are encoded:
- a CDS encoding Putative arginine N-methyltransferase 2, ankyrin repeat-containing domain superfamily encodes MALDDSMQGRITADCPDEAREILLHAWSHDKSALKKILDEPGKANCQDPTTGETPLHAAIRACGPAAQDQDDLKVEEAKDTVQELFLSGAIWNDVDSNNETPGCVALRLGQAELYKLCVEAGVRAELLFGLLDGYEQLSSGSEMDEDEAVEVVDADAIKAFEADLERMGTAQDPEEAPELVQVPDATTVEAEAEAETETKEKKFVPPAIEDPSLNSEEYLRSNLTYSDGKLVDDGGNGVMMAWETDIMRKSVDAILPGLPAGKRILNVGFGMGIIDTMFHETQPLRHHVIEAHPEVLEHINKPDSKFGAAWEASGPEDGAFKIHRGKWQDVVPKLLEAGEVYDAIYFDTFGEDYGQLKMFFTELIPGLMDFEGRFSFFNGLGADRRICYDVYTKVVEMHMADAGLDIEWNELDVDMKGLEEAGAGEWEGVKRRYWTLDKYRLPTCTFMG; translated from the exons ATGGCGCTCGACGACTCGATGCAAGGCCGCATCACCGCTGACTGCCCAGACGAGGCCCGCGAGATCCTCCTGCACGCCTGGAGCCACGACAAGTCCGCCCTCAAGAagatcctcgacgagcccggcAAGGCCAACTGCCAGGACCCTACGACCGGCGAAACGCCCCtccacgccgccatccgtGCCTGCGGCCCCGCCGCCCAAGACCAGGATGACCTgaaggtcgaggaggccaaggacacGGTCCAGGAGCTTTTCCTCTCCGGCGCCATCTGGAACGACGTCGACTCCAACAACGAGACTCCCGGCTGCGTTGCCCTGCGCCTGGGCCAGGCCGAGCTGTACAAGCTCtgcgtcgaagccggcgtgCGCGCGGAGCTGCTGTTCGGTCTGCTGGATGGCTACGAGCAGCTGTCGTCGGGCTCCGAaatggacgaggacgaagccgtcgaggtcgtcgatgccgacgccaTAAAGGCATTtgaggccgacctcgagagAATGGGGACCGCGCAAGATCCTGAGGAAGCCCCCGAGCTGGTCCAGGTGCCAGACGCCACCACGGTTGAGgcagaggccgaggccgagaccgagaccaaggagaagaagttcGTACCgcccgccatcgaggacccCAGCCTCAACTCGGAAGAGTACCTCCGCTCGAACCTGACCTACTCggacggcaagctcgtcgacgatggtggcAACGGCGTCATGATGGCCTGGGAGACGGACATCATGCGCAAGagcgtcgacgccatcctcCCCGGCCTGCCCGCCGGCAAGCGCATCCTCAACGTCGGTTTCGGTATGGGAATCATCGACACCATGTTCCACGAGACGCAGCCTTTGCGGCACCACGTCATTGAGGCCCATCCCGAGGTGCTCGAGCACATCAACAAGCCCGACTCTAAGTTCGGCGCCGCCTGGGAGGCGAGCGGGCCCGAGGATGGCGCGTTCAAGATCCACCGCGGCAAGTGGCAGGATGTCGTTCCTAAGttgctcgaggccggcgaggtctACGACGCCATCTACTTCGACACCTTTGGCGAGGACTACGGCCAGCTCAAGATGTTCTTCACCGAGCTCATCCCCGGCCTAATGGATTTTGAGGGTCGCTTCAGCTTCTTTAACGGACTGGGCGCAGACCGGAGGATATGCTACGATGTGTACACAAAGGTGGTGGAGATGCACATGGCCGATGCCGGCCTGGATATCGAGTGGAATGAGCTGGACGTCGACATgaagggcctcgaggaggccggtgCAGGTGAATGGGAGGGCGTAAAGCGTCGGTACTGGACTTTGGACA AGTACCGGCTACCAACGTGCACGTTCATGGGCTAG
- a CDS encoding Putative SPX domain, VTC domain, VTC domain superfamily protein, with product MKFGEQLRSSIIREYQWYYIDYDALKADLKTATGPITSSDDDNKGKGVKREWSEEDEGRFVKKLEAELDKVHTKQQVKAMEISRRIAVSEREVKGVVNRLNERGPREDGPSEEEFMLLEEDLSDIIADVHDLAKFVQLNYTGFYKIIKKHDKLTGWHLKPVFDARLKAKPFYKENYDASVVKLSKLYDLVRTRGNPVKGDSAAGGSQGSFVRNTTKYWVHPDNVTELKLIILKHLPVLVFNASKEFEIQDSAITSIYYDNPETWDLYEGRLKKTEGAEAIRLRWYGGMQSENIFVERKTHREDWTGEKSVKARFSVKEKNVNSYMRGELLPAALFEKARKEGKKPEKQIAEDERLAKEVQYSVLKNGYKPVCRSFYNRTAFQLPADARVRISLDTELTMVREDNLDGRKRSGDNWRRMDIGIDFPFSQLPPEDIVRFPYAVLEVKLQTQLGQEPPEWVRQLISSHLVEAVPKFSKFIHGVACLFPDRINLLPFWMPQMDVDIRKPVTHDFGIHRPNQSATTTTSDDDEDDELDSDDEEGLLVSSNNGATNGESSGQGAARNGGNGLDVEGQTVDTIAAVDNEDFLYDSDEEYDADEALEEARRVGGWTYYSALASTKARAFGERAVNVLKWAVPHPRGSDIPRRELQTQLFGSGQIQTKRFKAPKGKKIYVPVRVEPKVYFAAERTFLGWLEYSIYVGTVAVTLLNFGSKPTTASFIVAGVFTLLAILSLLYSVVIYLYRSKAIRTRRAARFYDKWGPSALCASLFIAVLLNFAFEGREREYW from the exons ATGAAGTTCGGCGAGCAGCTCCGTTCGAGCATCATTCGCGAGTACCAATGGTACTACATCGACTACGATgccctcaaggccgaccTGAAGACGGCCACCGGCCCCATCACGTctagcgacgacgacaacaagggCAAGGGTGTGAAGCGAGAATGGtcagaagaagacgagggccgcttcgtcaagaagctcgaggccgagctcgacaaggtgcACACCAAGCAGCAGGTCAAGGCCATGGAGATATCGCGGCGCATTGCCGTGAGCGAGCGCGAGgtcaagggcgtcgtcaacCGCCTCAACGAGCGTGGCCCCCGCGAAGATGGGCCGAGCGAGGAGGAATTTatgctgctggaggaggacTTGAGCGACATCATTGCCGACGTGCACGATCTCGCCAAGTTTGTCCAGCTGAACTACACTGGGTTCTACAAGATTATCAAAAAGCATGAC AAACTCACTGGCTGGCACCTTAAGCCTGTCTTCGACGCCCGACTCAAGGCGAAGCCGTTCTACAAAGAGAACTATGATGCTTCTGTGGTGAAGCTTTCAAAGCTGTACGACCTGGTCAGGACGAGGGGTAACCCGGTCAAGGGCGATAGCGCCGCCGGTGGCTCTCAGGGCAGCTTCGTTCGCAACACAACGAAGTATTGGGTCCATCCGGACAACGTGACTGAACTGAAACTCATTATTCTGAAGCATTTGCCTGTGCTGGTCTTCAACGCAAGCAAGGAGTTTGAGATTCAAGACTCAGCCATCACGTCCATCTACTACGACAACCCAGAAACATGGGATCTGTACGAGGGCCGCCTTAAGAAGACTGAaggcgccgaggccatccgcCTGAGATGGTACGGCGGAATGCAGAGCGAGAACATCTTCGTCGAGCGCAAGACCCATCGAGAAGACTGGACCGGAGAGAAATCCGTCAAAGCGCGATTCTCGGTCAAGGAAAAGAATGTCAACTCGTACATGCGCGGCGAACTGCTGCCCGCGGCCCTCTTCGAGAAGGCGcgcaaggagggcaagaagccCGAAAAGCAGattgccgaggacgagcgaCTCGCGAAGGAGGTGCAATACTCGGTGCTCAAGAACGGTTACAAGCCCGTGTGCCGCTCTTTTTACAACCGTACTGCTTTCCAGCTGCCTGCCGACGCTCGAGTCCGTATCTCCTTGGACACGGAGCTGACCATGGTCCGCGAGGACAACTTGGACGGCCGCAAAAGATCTGGTGACAACTGGAGGCGCATGGACATCGGTATTGACTTCCCCTTCTCGCAGTTGCCCCCCGAGGACATTGTGCGCTTCCCCTACGCCGTTCTCGAGGTCAAGCTCCAGACCCAACTCGGCCAAGAACCCCCCGAGTGGGTTCGTCAGCTCATTTCCAGCCATCTCGTTGAGGCCGTGCCCAAGTTCTCCAAGTTCATCCACGGAGTTGCCTGTCTCTTCCCTGACCGCATCAACCTGCTTCCATTCTGGATGCCGCAGATGGACGTGGATATTCGGAAGCCCGTAACGCACGACTTCGGTATTCACAGACCGAATCAGTCAGCGACGACTACGACatcagacgacgacgaagatgacgagtTGGACTCTGACGATGAGGAAGGCCTCTTGGTTTCCAGCAACAACGGTGCCACGAATGGGGAATCAAGCGGCCAGGGCGCTGCCAGAAATGGAGGAAACGGGCTTGATGTTGAAGGTCAGACCGTTGATACAATCGCCGCGGTTGACAATGAGGATTTCCTGTACGATTCGGACGAAGAATatgatgccgatgaagcCCTCGAGGAAGCCAGGAGAGTTGGCGGTTGGACGTACTACTCGGCGCTCGCCTCCACGAAAGCTCGCGCTTTCGGCGAACGTGCCGTGAATGTGCTCAAGTGGGCTGTGCCTCATCCTCGCGGTTCTGATATCCCCCGGCGCGAACTGCAGACGCAGCTCTTCGGCTCGGGACAAATCCAGACGAAGAGATTCAAGGCTCCCAAGGGAAAGAAAATATATGTGCCGGTCCGCGTCGAACCCAAGGTTTACTTTGCAGCCGAGAGAACCTTCTTAGGTTGG CTCGAGTACTCCATCTACGTCGGCACCGTGGCCGTCACGTTGCTCAACTTCGGCTCCAAGCCCACCACCGCATCGTTCATCGTCGCTGGCGTCTTCACCCTGCTCGCCATCCTGTCGCTCTTGTACTCCGTCGTCATTTACTTGTACAGGAGCAAGGCTATCCGCACACGGAGGGCCGCCAGATTCTATGACAAGTGGGGGCCCAGTGCGCTCTGCGCGTCCCTATTCATCGCCGTCTTGCTTAACTTTGCGTTCGAGGGCCGGGAGCGCGAGTACTGGTGA